The following coding sequences lie in one Vanessa tameamea isolate UH-Manoa-2023 chromosome 17, ilVanTame1 primary haplotype, whole genome shotgun sequence genomic window:
- the LOC113400340 gene encoding hexamerin-like: MKKLTLLLTSVLFLQAEGYVIQVPTETTNTRTTPVGWVHIQKLLLPLFENVCEESTDPIVVRLNEEFKLDPSHGFYLKPDVIDNLQSLKANKGMLAKGEIFTEYDADHLNELKLVYDILYYAKDFDTFYKAACWARQNVNCGLFVDAIYLAILNRRDTEKITLPAPYELLPNYFIRKDFIIKASSLIRGETFTLPEWVRNEGNAYILEVNYTTNYYEGSNDKLAYFHEDVGLNSYYYLNRLKILPWITDLRNLKNNNCGEHIYHSMKQMMARYNLERYSNGLNELDGIDWDYINEYSYDPMLIYSNGNEFSQRRRDNGDSEILIMLKNIENGLPAVVVHMRDGGYNKSDIINHLMEILVTGEKSYENLALQYLVDKVVSRVPSALEHYMTTIRDPIFWKLNKKIVDIVDKALQVLPSYTRSQLYFPGVVVQNVEVKKIMSSFDNFEFDVTSALKSEGEDVKFQVKINQPRLNHKPFTFKITVSSQVAQKALIKLYLGPKVMPGELVEKKNLFMLLDCFEFNLKIGSNVVTRTSNDMMIMSDDFASLETLHKRVLDAEFGLDTLRSKSVWSQIGFPSRLILPKGTPEGLPMHLFVFVAPYVKATLGGTRNTLDLNSDAILSPGYPLDLSVEIQQLFNLPNALVKDIVVTHKTEGTYNKASNAYNSGNNDNIWQSSDVEFVRPNGPLALSARPAFTKKTFDYKSKKNQYGKKNDYDLKKDEIIEDTKTKDFTTEDEASTKFSDEKSPDNMEVINNIYITPELEHDKSTADIIDKNNMYYKISTDDIYDTSDVYFTPSDLKDTSNFNEFIQTDYNVKPHALLKMPKKRFSNIFNIIFKPIKPDEELYE; the protein is encoded by the exons ATGAAGAAATTAACATTATTGCTGACTTCGGTCCTGTTTTTACAGGCTGAAGGATACGTTATCCAGGTGCCTACAGAAACGACAAATACAAGAACTA CTCCAGTGGGATGGGTTCATATTCAAAAGCTACTATTACCATTATTCGAAAATGTTTGCGAGGAAAGTACCGATCCTATCGTTGTGCGGCTAAATgaagaatttaaattagatcCTTCGCATGGATTTTATTTG aaaCCTGATGTTATTGATAATTTGCAAAGCCTAAAAGCGAACAAAGGAATGTTAGCAAAAGGGGAAATATTTACTGAGTATGATGCAGATCATTTGAATGAACTCAAACttgtttatgatatattatactaCGCAAAAGACTTTGACACTTTTTACAAAGCTGCATGCTGGGCTCGTCAAAATGTTAATTGTGGTTTATTTGTCGACGCGATATACTTGGCGATATTAAACAGACGTGACacagaaaaaattacattgcCAGCTCCGTATGAACTATTgcccaattattttattagaaaagattttattattaaagcatcGTCACTAATCAGAGGAGAAACGTTTACTCTACCTGAATGGGTTCGCAATGAAGGTAACGCATATATATTAGAAGTTAATTACACAACGAATTACTATGAGGGAAGTAACGATAAATTAGCCTATTTCCATGAAGACGTAGGATTAAATTCCTACTATTATCTAAATAGATTGAAAATATTACCATGGATTACTGATTTgcggaatttaaaaaataataattgcggAGAACATATTTATCATTCGATGAAACAAATGATGGCTAGGTATAATTTAGAAAGATATTCGAACGGCTTAAATGAACTAGATGGAATTGACTGGGATTACATAAACGAGTACTCATATGATCCGATGCTCATATATTCCAATGGTAATGAATTTAGTCAAAGAAGAAGAGACAATGGTGACAGCGAAATTCTAATAatgctaaaaaatattgaaaacggtCTCCCAGCAGTCGTTGTTCATATG AGGGACGGTGGATATAATAAATCGGATATTATTAACCATTTAATGGAGATCCTTGTAACTGGTGAAAAGAGCTACGAAAACTTAGCTCTACAATACCTCGTTGACAAAGTAGTTTCAAG aGTACCTTCTGCGTTGGAACATTACATGACTACAATTAGAGATCCTATATTTTGGAAATTGAACAAAAAGATAGTTGATATAGTTGACAAGGCACTGCAAGTTTTGCCCAGTTATACTAGAAGTCAGCTCTATTTCCCCGGAGTCGTAGTACAAAACGTAGaagtaaagaaaattatgtCATCATTTGACAATTTCGAATTTGACGTAACTAGTGCGTTAAAAAGCGAAGGTGAAGATGTTAAATTCCAGGTTAAGATCAATCAACCTAGATTAAATCACAAACCTTTTACCTTCAAAATCACTGTATCATCCCAAGTAGCACAGAAAGCTTTAATAAAGTTGTATTTAGGACCCAAAGTAATGCCTGGTGAGCTCGTCGAGAAAAAGAATTTGTTCATGCTATTGGATTGTTTTGAATTCAACCTCAAGATTGGAAGTAATGTGGTAACGAGAACTTCAAATGATATGATGATCATGTCCGACGACTTTGCTTCCCTAGAAACATTGCACAAAAGAGTTTTAGATGCTGAATTTGGACTAGATACTTTACGTTCAAAGTCTGTATGGTCACAAATAGGATTTCCCTCTCGCTTAATCCTTCCAAAGGGCACACCGGAAGGTTTACCTATGCATTTGTTTGTGTTTGTAGCACCATACGTAAAGGCAACTTTAGGTGGAACTAGAAATACCTTAGATTTAAATTCGGACGCGATTCTATCGCCCGGTTATCCTCTGGATTTAAGTGTTGAAATCCAGCAACTATTTAACTTGCCAAATGCTTTGGTTAAAGACATAGTCGTAACACATAAAACTGAAGGTACTTACAACAAAGCAAGTAACGCTTACAATTCCGGTAATAACGATAACATATGGCAGTCTAGCGATGTAGAATTTGTTCGTCCAAATGGACCACTAGCTTTGTCAGCGCGACCTGCATTcactaaaaaaacatttgattataaatcaaaaaagaATCAGTatggtaaaaaaaatgattacgaTTTAAAGAAAGATGAAATTATTGAAGATACGAAAACGAAAGATTTTACTACCGAAGATGAAGCATCAACAAAATTCAGTGATGAAAAAAGTCCTGATAATATGGAAGtcattaacaatatatacatcACTCCAGAATTGGAACACGATAAATCAACTGCggatattatagataaaaataacatgtattataaaatttcaacggATGATATTTATGATACAAGTGATGTTTACTTCACTCCATCTGATCTGAAAGATACAagcaattttaatgaatttattcaaACTGATTATAATGTAAAACCGCATGCATTACTTAAAATGCCGAAAAAACGATtttccaatatatttaatattatatttaaacctaTAAAACCCGACGAGGAATTATACGAAtag